The stretch of DNA ATCAACCGGCTGGCAGCAATCATGCCCACCTCCACGGCAATGGCTATGGCCCACAAAATAACGGCTACGTGCAGCGGCAAGAAGACGGCAATAAACCAGAGCAGCGCTGTTCCGCCGTTGTAGGCCCAGATGCGCCAGGTTTTCCTGATGGNCTGTTCACGGTGCTCGCGCAACCACAGGATCAGCAACAGCACGCGCAGGGCTGCGTTGGCCAAAGAGAACGCCCACGCCCGTTCGCCAAAGCTGCAGGGGCTGCTGCCATGAGCTGCCGCAGCCATGGCCGCCACCATGGCTAGTCCCAACACCCNGGAGGTTAGACCGGGCAGGAGGTTGATGACGGAGACGATGTTGACCCAAGCCCACCACGCCGGGAAGAACAACAGGACATAAGTACCGAATTCGCCCCAGCCGGGATTGCCATGAATACCATGGGCCAGCTGGCCGATGAAGGCCACAAACACTAGATCAAAGAAAAGCTCCATCCAGTGGACTCGGCCCGGTTCCCTGGCAGGGGATAAGTGGTGTGCTGCTTGTTGCATGCGCCCATAGTATGCCCTGTCCCTTCGCGACTCCTTCTGTTGACACTGGCGCAGCCGTCACGGCAGCGCCAGCACACTCTTGCCGCGGGCCCGCCGGGTTTGGACTTTGGCCAGCGCTTCCAGGGCTTCTTCGAAGGGGTAAACCTGTTCCAGCTCCACATGGATTTTCCCACCGCNGACGTCGGCCATGAGCTGTATAACCTGGGCGCGCACATCAACCTGGTAGGGGATCGCCTCTACCCGGATGCTGCGTTCAGCGCCAGGGCTGTCGCCGGAGATCGGCACCAGCTGGCCTCCGTTCTTCACTACGCCCAAGGTTTGCGCCGCTGTCCCCGGCTGGACAGCGAGAGCCCCGTCAGCGCCGCCGGGTATCCACTGGCGGACCTGCTCAACCCAGCTGGNGGAATGGTAGTCAACAACCATCTCCGCCCCGAGCGAGCGAAGATAGGAGTGGTTGGTGGCCGACGCCGAGGCTCCGACCCGCCACTGGCGCTGGCGGGCCAGCTGGATGCCCAAGGTGCCGATGGCCCCGGACCCGCCGGCGATGAAAAGCGACCCTCCGGAGGGGATGCCGGAGAGGGCGTGCAGGGCACGCAGCACGGTGTTGCCGGCGACAGGGATGGCTGCGGCATGCACAAAATCAACGGTATCCGGGATGGGGATGATCAAGGAGCTTGTTGTGACGGCGGCAAATTCGGCCCACGTCCCGCCCTTGGGTTGCATAGAACTGACGAACGCAATGCGGTCACCGGGTTTAAAACCGGTGGTGGCGGCACCAGCTTCCATCACAATGCCAGCGGCCTCAATGCCGATGGGGAAGGGGTACCGGGNGTNCGCGGGCAGAAAATATGAGTCGTGGATGCCCACACCAACAGCTTTTATTTGTACCAGCAGTTCATCGGCGTCGATCAGCGGTTGGGGAACTTCAGCCAGTTCGATTCCGCTGGCACCTGCTTGGGGCAGGACGAATGCTCTCATTGGTGGTGTCCTTCGGCTCGGCGGTACTGGTGAACCAGCATAGAGCCCACCCTACGTCGCAGTGCAACAATGCCGGTTGGGCCGATGTTGCCCAAGAATGCGCCACTTTAGCTAGTTATTCCTCGGCCTTGTCCTTAATCCAGGCAGGGTCTCGCGTTC from Arthrobacter polaris encodes:
- a CDS encoding NADP-dependent oxidoreductase, producing the protein MRAFVLPQAGASGIELAEVPQPLIDADELLVQIKAVGVGIHDSYFLPAXXRYPFPIGIEAAGIVMEAGAATTGFKPGDRIAFVSSMQPKGGTWAEFAAVTTSSLIIPIPDTVDFVHAAAIPVAGNTVLRALHALSGIPSGGSLFIAGGSGAIGTLGIQLARQRQWRVGASASATNHSYLRSLGAEMVVDYHSXSWVEQVRQWIPGGADGALAVQPGTAAQTLGVVKNGGQLVPISGDSPGAERSIRVEAIPYQVDVRAQVIQLMADVXGGKIHVELEQVYPFEEALEALAKVQTRRARGKSVLALP